A region of the Phaseolus vulgaris cultivar G19833 chromosome 11, P. vulgaris v2.0, whole genome shotgun sequence genome:
GTTAATATTGCAGCATAGTAATGCTTTCAATGGTAGTCCTATTTGTGGTACATGCATGCATTTACTCTGTTGGCTTATATAGGAATTTTAGCCAAGATAACATTTATTAAATGTTAAGTATCAAAACACTacactgattttttttttttggagaaaCCAATTTCACTACTAGTCAATTTTGGAggtataaaatactttttaaatttttaacaagCCCTTTGAGAAATTCTCAAAGGCCTGGGCCAAACAATTAAAATAGTATACATAAAGTATATTGTTGTTAGAGATGTCACTCACTAGCCCCTACCCGAAAGATTAAGCCTTAACATGGTATTAGATCTGGGTTGGTTAAGGTTCATGACTTTTGAGCTTTTCTATCCGCATTTTTCTGGGGTTCAATTTTATTATGGCCATACTTATAACCAATGTAATACATCCAAACGCACCTCCCTTCACCAGCCAGACTAGATATCTAGAATTTAAAGTTTAGTAAACATTTGCAGGTAGCTCAACAATAAAAGTGGATAGGCTCTCTATCACTCTAAAATGGTATTAGAATGTATGCTAGGTCTATTATTTGGCCACTTGCATTTGTCCATGTTCCGAATGTTTTTTTCTTGATCACACATAGATTGAAAGTATAACCAACATGATGTTTGTAAGTTTTGATCAGTTCTCATCTAAGCCTAAATCTGCAAGTACATtgagtttataaatttataagttcttaaaatttaattcacgtttcatttattatatttgataTAATGTATAACATACTcttaatatataagtaaatgtTGACTATAAGATTATATTTCTGTTTTATTATCTATCTAAAATTTATTATGCATTTTCAtgaaaatgttaattttatcaaatttttattttataaaaagttgTGAAATAGATTAAGAATCCGACATATAACTCATTATATACGCTTTCTACTTGATTTAGTATTTTGGTCCTTACAACAGACTTTGGTTCTCTTGGTTCTTTCTTAGGTTGGAGCTTCCGGATCTGCCTCATGGAGCCAGTCCTATTCTGTCTTGAATTTGAAATTGTATATTAGCAGCACAGATGTTGGTCATCATCCTGTTTGGAGTGCAATGAATGTTATGAGCTGAAGTTGGGAAATTTACTCATGGATGTGCATATATTTGGCCAGAAACAATTCACAACATTATTTTGCTTAGAGATGCATGGATGAAATGAGATTCCTGCTTTCCAAATGTTCTTGAGTTATCAACATAGAGCTAAAGCACAACTGAAGGGGAAGGAAGCATTGGTTTCAACCAAGCATGATTTGTATCTTCAagccaaaatatttttatattattgtgaATTTTAGTGTTTGTAAATCCCTGTCTAGGTAAATCGAGAGTTgtattatatcatttaattagtttagtttttttttgtcaaaaattCAATAGGAGCATTATTAGTGTCCTCTAAAGTGTTTGACTATATTTTCTTATCAACATCAAATAAATGGCACAAAAATGAAGATAGAATTGCTGATTACTTTTATATTTGCAAGTTAAACCTCTGAACAAACTTCATCGCACGTTTGGAAAACCTCCATGATAAATGCTACGTAAAGCTGAACCTATCATCCTTAATCATGAAGTCTTGAAAATTTCGAAGTTATAGATGCTGGATTGAATCATTTGTAGTTGAAATTTCAACTGCTCAAATCTTCACCATCCAGATATATTTTATACTTCAAGACTTACCGATATTCACCTAGTCTTCAATTTAGTATCCAAGTTAAACAAATATGATCTTCCTGTTTTCCCtgtttaacttttaatttatgtaaaagaATATCCTAATTAAACttgtaataataaaattcaatgtATTTGTCtgcaatatttttcttaattcctTTAAAATTACAAATTGCATGATGAGTCGGGGCTGttagttttaagaaaattaacaaACGACAAAAGAAAATGACAGCATTGAAGTTTTTATCTGATGTGGCTATAACACTCTTTAGTTTTTTATACTGAAGTGGGAATATAATAGATATACAAAATagttaatgataaaaaaataaaattaatccaCTTCTATTTTACTTGGTACATACTCTTCTCATTGGGATTTCTCATGTTGAATAGCACATTCtcaaatcattttatttattccaCCGATACAATGACAGTTTACAACATTTCAATTCAATCTTTTACTCAGAACAACAAATGCTTCTACAAGTTTTATTATCCCCCCTCCCCCCAAAATTCTCCTACCCTTCAATGTTTATCTTCAATACAAAGCTTTCCCAGTGTCCAGATAACATGACTTTCATCTATTTTTGGGTCAAAATACGGAAATGGGCAAAAATGAAGTCAAATTGCAGGCCAAAGCAGAAGTGCAAATGCAAAATGGCACTTCTTATTTACAATTGTGAATTAATCTGTTTATTTTAAGGTCCCTTGCATACCTTTCAGCTGGGGTAATCAGAAAGAGTTATTTGCAACTGGGAATTATCAGGCTCAGCTGAATACTGTCTGATGAATGCCCTTCTCCACCAAATCTCAAATGCCTTCTGTATATTTGGACAATCATCTCCTTTATTAAGAAATCTATCAAACCAATTCAGTAACACGGTCTGTTGCTGGAGTAAAGGAAGTGTCAATATAGTTTGGCTTAGTCCATCCTCAACCAATTTCCTATCAACGGTTCTAGAAGCTCTCCTCATCCATCCAAAATCTTCATACAGAGCTTCTAGCCATGTTGACAACAAGGAAAATCTTATTTCTTTTGGCACCAGTATGTGTCCCCTTCCAATGCCAATGCACAATTGTGCTGTGATTCTACTGATCTCATGGCGGTAAACTGTTGGAACCTTGGAGTGAAGGGTAGCAAGTTCTTTCTGCTCAGCCCATATCTCCACAAATTCCTCACCCATCTTTTTGCCAATCAAAATGTCAACAATCCACTGAATATTGTCAGCTTCACGAGTTATGTCGCTCATTACAACCGCCCGATCCGGCCTCTCATCGCCGTTGGTTGCTTCAGATAGGCAAAGGAGAAGAGAGCTGATGCACTTGTGGCAAAGATGATAAAGTGTGTCTTTGGAAACATCAAGTCTGCTGCTGTCATTAGGTGCATTCTCTTTAAGCAATCTAGATAACAGAGCTTTCATTTCCCTACGAGCTTTGTCGTCTTTTGCTTGCAGAACACCACTTATTAGGTTCAAGAAGATGTCATCAGCTCTGTCAGCAGTAGATGGATCCGATGATACTCTATGAAGAACTTCAGTTGCAGAGTCATGAATCTGCAGATGTTCTAGCTGAGATATCACTTCCTCCTGTTCATCCTCGGTCCATGGAATAGATTCCAAATATTCTAGGCATGACACAACCCCAAGATCAAACATGATAGCTGCTGATACCTACAAAATAAGGTAAGCAAAAATACGACCATAAGAAACCAACTTcactcaagaaaaaaaaaatgtaccgAGCAATGAACTTCAAGGAAACGCTAAAGTGGGGTTATATTCAATAGTGTATGAATTTTCCTCCCTAAGCACGCTGCACAAGTCATTAGTTTCTCCAAAAACTTATTATAAGTGTTCAAGGAGAGGTTTCCTTCAAAAGTACCCTTATTTCATTAAGCTTCCTAAAGTGATAAATTCACATCAATAAACCCAGGTTGAATCAATATGTGGGAAAATACTcactaaagaaaaaaaacaaagcaatatgaattaaaatttactCATGGGCATAGTTTAGCAATGTGGGATGTGAAAATGAAAGCAAATGGGAGTGTCATGGCTTAAACATTCTTTCTTTTAACTTCCCCAAAAGctgattttaattatataagcTAATTATGTAAACtagattattttttcttctttctttttttatttctttatctaATGTTTGTCCAAATAgaacttaattaaattatatactctAACAAGCTTAATTAAAGTGAGAGACTTTACATCATACCTTGAGCAAGCTCAAAACTTTAGGAACCCCATCGCCCATGGAACGCAACCTGCCCTTGAGATCCTCGCTGTGCATCAAAACCACAGCTTCCACATACACTTCCACGTCGTCGCAGTCGCTGATCTCCACCGAGTGCGACACCGCGCCGTCGCAGCGAAGCTTCTCCGCGAAGAACCGGCTCTTGTCGGCCAGAACGCTCTTCCGGACCTCCATCGACACCCTCAAGCCGTCCCGCCCAACCACCGTGAGCCGGACGTCGCCCCCCTCGCGCAAGGCGGGCTCGCGGAGGAGCTTGGAGAGCCGATCTTGCGCCTTGCGGCGCTTCTCGTCGGAGAATTTGTGCTCCTCCGACATCATGTCGAAGAGGGTTTGCGTGTGCGAGTGAGTCTGAGAGAGAGTCTGACTCGGGCGAGTTGATGAGGGTGGAGGTGAGAAGGTTCTAGAAGGGGAAAAGGAGAGCGTTGGGTCAGGTATGAAACCCTGCTTTATCATCGTTGACACTTCTCTCGATTTCAAACCACTTTCTCCACCCATTCTTCAATTCTCTCCCTCAATTCTCTGCTCCAATTTACCTACTTTCAACCACAAAAACTCACAATTTGAAACTGCAAATCCAATTTTTGCCTCAAATTCTCACTCACAAACTCACACTTGCAAGTGTTGCAGAGGAaaaggagagagaaagagaatcCAAGACTGTATGCAACTCCAGAGTTTTTCAGAACATTTCTTTATCAATTAAACATTATTTTGATACCACTTTTATAAAGATCATTTCTTTGAAattgaaacaataaaaaaattgttcaagttcctctttttaattttaaaaaatccatTTATTTTATGATTAGAAAAGACATTATTAGTGGCATGTGCACATACCTGCCCTACCTTTCTACAACTTCAAATACATTCATGCTCTCACTTACCAACAAAACCCTCTTTTGCTTTTATTCaattctctctttttttattattattcacaAAAGTAGTTGAATAAGCACACACTAAATTTGAAAACAATCTTTGGTAGTTAGAATCATAATTTAATTAGTATCTCATCATTAGAAAATAATGACATTTATGAAATTTTACATCTAATTATAATTTGTCTTATTCTCCATTATcttatttattaatatgatGCAATTTTGAAATGAATTTCCTTTATTTGAATGTATATATTTTCTTCATTGTAATGATGCAGGATAAAGAATAACAATACATTGAAAATCCTGCACATctggaaaaaataattttattattgaaaagaaCAACTTTAAAAGTGTATCTgacaaattataattataaacattatcttctaatattcaattttcaaaataattattaaatgtgAGATTCATCTATATAACACTTGTTATATACAGCTGGTAGAAGCTATGCCCTACACTTTTTTGGGTAAGAACATTCAATTATCTACATATTTACTACCTATGGATATAATCATCTCAACAAAAATTTATTATCTGATCTAataaaatagattatttttgcaattcttttgcaatttttttacTAGATATAATTTagtaaaacttatttttattgaGTTGAATTGAGTCAATAAATTCAGAACCTTTGAATTTAGTTCCTTTTTAGGGttcatatatattataatgaaTAAGTAGTAGAAGTTTTGTATCTTCTATTCAATCTTCATCTCTGgtattttactttattaaaaaactaaaaaagatgAAAAGCAAGCACAGATCCATTAGCAATAAAGTGAAACAGAAAAGAAAgagttatgtttttttatatttgatgagTATTTAGGAATAATGGAAGACATAATTGCGTACGttataaataagaaataaaggGTTGTATAATTGAGAATTGGAATACATAACACTCAAAAGTTTTGTACACAATTCCTACTTTGGAGGTAGTtgccaacttttatttattCCTAGGCTTTAAATTTCACTTAACATTcgaatcaatttttaaattcaaattaaccTTTTGTTTCTGTTAAAGAGTATACTAActtatttaacatttatttttaaaaataattaaaaataaaattcacttCAAATTTAATAgctaccactacaagaaaattatcaaataaaaactaattgttagagatcaaaataattagttacaataataactaaattagagaccactttagaaactaaaaaaaaaaattttaaattagtttctattattattaaatagtttttaaattgatatctaattagctaccaaagttttaactaccaattatttactttctaaatttggtagcaaaaaccttggttgctaattaaataacaatttagaaatcatttaacaataatataaactaatatagaaaaccaaaaatttatttagttcctaatggtctctaatttagtcactataacaattaattatttttttgtctttaaaattgatttctatttcataattgtCTTGTAGTGTGCAATAGATTAtttgtttcaaatttttttttttaatttcttagaATCCAAAGATATTAAAGATGTATTTGAATTTTAGTTCAAACAACCAAATCAGCTTTCATTCCAATTGAATATTGTGTTAacatatttgttattttatttttcagatcTAGTTAGAAGCAAAATTCATTTCACTTAAAGGCTATACTAATTTTTATTCAACTTAATTTCTTACTTAAACTTCCCAAACATTAAGTATTTGCATTTATACTGATCTCTCCAAGCTTATAGGGGAACAAAGGCCAACACAATTTGAAAAGTTGAAAGCACATAATTTAATGTTTTGGTTGGATGAGTAGATGAAAATGTGAGGAAATGAAAaacaagtaaataaaataaagaatgaaaaatgaaaaatgaaagaaaagaaaggaaaacaaaaattacttttgtttagatttgataaaagaaaatgaaaaaagatgAATTGTAAGTTAATGTGATTGGTTTAAATGGATAGAAATGAGTTAATGTTTTTGTCAATTTTCCAATTACACTAATGCTCTTGTGTTTTATGAgagaatagaaaataattatccATGTGTGTGATGCCTCAAGTGTGAAATTGGAGCTAATAACCTATTATCAATGTTTATAATCGAGTATGCAATAAGAAGAACACATACtaatcttgaaaagaaaaaagcTTTTCcatcaaataaatttaaatccAGTGAAGTAAATGTAGTAGTTTTTCTCCAATAGTAAGTGAAAGACACACCATGCAGAGATTTGGTTTGGGAAGTCAtgattaagattttaaaaaaaggtTTATCATCGAAATTTTTAACTATAGTGCCAAGATTTTGGGTGTTTGCTtttgagaatatttttttatattttttatttaaattaatttttagtaaatatttcagttttttttaaaaaaatttacataaagataacaatatatttatttattgtgtatatttagaaaataaagatAGAGAAATGGTTAATGTTTGATATTCTCTTACATTTTGTTCTATATATATACTActagaataaaataaatcacaagttctttcatataatatatcttttatatttttagaatatatctctaaaattcaaaatttcaattgTGGTATAGAGTTATTGTTCTTACTAGACCTATAGAATAGAAGGAAAATGAAATTTTTCACAGGTCGTTTACTCCATTCTTTGATGGCAAAAATGATGATATATGGATGGTAAGAATACAAACATATCTAGAGGGAATAAATTTATGGGAAGTTGTGGAAGAAGATAACATTATTGATTTGCTATTTGAATGAATTTtgcttaatatttttatttaaattaaaatttagaaaatatttcagTTTTTTCAAACATCTTTTACATAAACATAAAagtagatttatttattatttatatttagaaaataCATCTTGCTCTATATATAAAGTGAACAAAATAAATCACAAATCCCTCTATATAATTtatctcttatatttttaaaatatattttcaaaatccaaCCTCTCAACATTTGCCATTACAATTTTAATCGGAATATTCTCATTTGTTCacaatttttcaaatataaaaagtgTGACAAAATTGTAATCCACAATCGTAATTTAAAACCTTGTGTAACTCTCTCAATTACAATTGTTTAGACTCGCTTAAAGATATCATTTAGCTCGTTACCACTTTTCTTTTTGTAGATAATGTGTTATACTCTTAGGCACCTCATAGTTCTTCACTaatttatcattaataagaTTTACTTACATATTTCATCagtaatcatattttttaagaaaaaatgtttGTTGAATCTTAActatgtagcacagacactGTCATGAATATTGATACGACACAAACACGAatatacgtataatctctaaaatgtaggacaaaGAGACACATacgtatatattatataattatgaattatataaattgacaataaagatataaagatttatgtgcagtATGTTCCAGTTTATTTTTAGcagaaagattttttttatgactGGTTCGAAatgatttatttcttatttttataatcataaaaaaatttatacaataagtttgaattttttaaaaaataatgtattttatctttttaaaaattgtgttagacccgtgttagaattgtcagaaatcaaacatatattttttgaattgaacacttaaTCAATAAGTGTCCTACGAGTGTCGTGTCAGATATGTGTGTCTGATATAGACACGTAATTTAAGAGGAGTGTTTGAGTTTCATAGATATAATAGTAATAGGTGTGAATATGAGTTAAGAGAAGTGGTGGATGAGTTGATTGTGTAGAAATTAGTTAGAACTTAGAAGTTCTTAAAGCAGTTTAAAGGATTTGTTTTTGTTGGTGTATGGTTTGTGATGTGGTGGCGCCACTATCCATCAGTATCGCAATGAAGGAGGCAGAGAGAATGAAAGGGACAAGGAAATTAAATGCACAAGACACAAAAAAGTTACAACTTGGTGACTTGGAAACATCACACCATTCATAACTTACAATGAACATGTTACATAATCAAACATGGATTCCTTAACTTGGCAACCACCGACTCAGACACACAAATGTTGAGAACTTCGATTGCATAACTTGGCTACCACACAATAGCTCAAAGATCATTCCTGGAGCATATACAAGTTTCCTCCTTTTAACCTGCAAACTGCACTACAGTAAACAACAATTCAAGAACTCAGTTGTGAGTGTAGTGAAACCAGAGACTGTATAACTACACATTTATAAGAATTGATTTGGCCTAAAACTATTCAAATTTCACATGAacttttttttctggtttactCAAACTTAATTCAGTTCTATACAGTTTAAATTTTTGTCTGTTATGTGTATTTAGTTATATCTTTAGTTATGAATTTAATTACATATAGCCAGTTTATAAATAATCAAACTATACTTAACTGATTTGCTTCATTAACCAAGTTTAAAGAATGACTTATAGAATTGAATCTCCAACTAATTTGGAGTAAAACAGAAAAATGCATGTGCTCCTGAATGTGTATATAGAGACCTTCAGAAGACGTTCATCTCCTCTTGCACTTGATCTTCAAAATTGGCTTCCTTTTCTCCTCGAGTTGTGTCGAAGAGAGGAGCATCAAGCTCAGGAGGCTTCTGGCAACACATGAATGTTGTACTAATCAAACATGTAATAACAACAAGGAATAGAGGATGGAGTTAAACATGATGTGGCAATAGTTAGCTGATGTTACCGTGCAACGAACTAGAGCCCAATTGACACCCCGAAAGAATGGATGATTCTTAATTTCATTTGCTCCTTCTCTTGAACCCAATCTGCTTTTGGGGTCTCTGTTCAGCAACCGGTACATTAACTGCTTTGCACTGAAACTTACCTGCATCAtcattttatcttatttaatttattgacaTGTAGATTAATTTAAACTATGGAGGTTTAATCTTTCAGCATGATGCACCTCCAGAGAGTTTAACCAGGTGAGATTTTCACAAGTATTTCATATGAAAGTCCAATTTTGAGCTCTTGATTTTAAGCAAATTGTTTTGCAGTATGGTTTAAAAGCATAGTTGTCAATGTGCAGCAGAACAACCTCACCTGTTTACTTTTGGGAAATTTAAGGTCCTTGTGAAGAATATTTGTAAATGTTCTTTGCCTGGTCTTTCCCCTGAATGGTGTATATCCAAAAAACATTTCATATAGAAGAATTCCTGAAAAAAGTAATGCATGCAGTCAAAAAAATAAGATCTTTAACTATATCTCGTGGCTTTTAAGAGAAAGAGACCAATAGGATTGGTTTCAGCTAGTGAATTCTGCTAATGACAATCCCTTTGATGAGAAAGATTCCTTTAAGGCAAAAATATTCACTGATAAACCCCACAAATTTATCCACCACATAGTAAATATATGcattcaattttcttttaaaaaattctagttttttaaattgatttagttGCCTAATAGACTTTCTTTATTGTAAGAATTAAAAATTTACCCAGAGCCCACCAATCCACAGCACTAGAATGGCCTGAACCCGTTATAATTTCCTGCACAAGCATTGAACTGTCAAATGTAATTTACAACAAATTGTGAGAAACAAAAAGTTCAAGCAAGTTTCAACAACATGAATGCAATAATCTGTATATCCACCAGGATCCCATAACCAAGTTT
Encoded here:
- the LOC137819652 gene encoding BTB/POZ domain-containing protein At5g60050; this translates as MGGESGLKSREVSTMIKQGFIPDPTLSFSPSRTFSPPPSSTRPSQTLSQTHSHTQTLFDMMSEEHKFSDEKRRKAQDRLSKLLREPALREGGDVRLTVVGRDGLRVSMEVRKSVLADKSRFFAEKLRCDGAVSHSVEISDCDDVEVYVEAVVLMHSEDLKGRLRSMGDGVPKVLSLLKVSAAIMFDLGVVSCLEYLESIPWTEDEQEEVISQLEHLQIHDSATEVLHRVSSDPSTADRADDIFLNLISGVLQAKDDKARREMKALLSRLLKENAPNDSSRLDVSKDTLYHLCHKCISSLLLCLSEATNGDERPDRAVVMSDITREADNIQWIVDILIGKKMGEEFVEIWAEQKELATLHSKVPTVYRHEISRITAQLCIGIGRGHILVPKEIRFSLLSTWLEALYEDFGWMRRASRTVDRKLVEDGLSQTILTLPLLQQQTVLLNWFDRFLNKGDDCPNIQKAFEIWWRRAFIRQYSAEPDNSQLQITLSDYPS